From Rana temporaria chromosome 7, aRanTem1.1, whole genome shotgun sequence, the proteins below share one genomic window:
- the LOC120944886 gene encoding transmembrane protein 69-like, translated as MLLYLRGRSLPLAGRLLKDTSPGCRRWLFSPAAAVGLYQRPPNSRPLPMEPLSAFNLRTRLGLHTSSQRQEAAKERTPITAVQHRWQEIKKTPRPAFILGVLGATPFMAVPLMMCSMQVYHWGLASSQVLYGACILSFLGGVRWGYTFPDNSPAGPNWSNLATGAVFPYTAFTSLATVALGIGFGLSWVVDAFGIKNLNLAPVGPLWYKWLRGLLTFIVLASLVATLGCAGWYANAPRRRRRKR; from the exons ATGCTGCTGTATCTACGAGGGAGGTCTCTGCCCCTGGCCGGACGG TTATTGAAGGACACTTCCCCGGGATGCAGACGATGGTTGTTTTCTCCAGCCGCCGCCGTCGGGCTTTACCAAAGGCCTCCGAACTCCAGGCCCCTCCCCATGGAGCCTCTTTCCGCGTTTAACCTCAGAACGAGGCTGGGCCTCCACACTTCCAGCCAGCGGCAGGAGGCGGCCAAGGAAAGAACCCCGATCACCGCAGTGCAGCACCGCTGGCAGGAAATAAAGAAGACCCCGAGGCCGGCGTTCATTCTAGGGGTCCTCGGAGCCACGCCCTTTATGGCGGTGCCGCTCATGATGTGCTCTATGCAGGTTTACCACTGGGGGCTGGCCTCGTCACAGGTGCTGTACGGGGCCTGCATCCTGTCCTTCCTCGGTGGGGTCCGCTGGGGTTACACCTTTCCAGACAACAGCCCCGCCGGACCCAACTGGAGCAACCTGGCGACGGGCGCGGTCTTCCCGTACACGGCGTTCACCAGTCTGGCCACGGTAGCGTTGGGAATAGGATTCGGCCTTTCCTGGGTGGTTGATGCTTTCGGGATTAAAAACCTAAACCTGgcccccgtcggccccctctggTATAAATGGTTAAGAGGTCTGCTGACGTTCATCGTTTTGGCTTCCTTGGTCGCCACGTTGGGATGCGCCGGTTGGTATGCCAACGCACCAAGAAGACGTcgaaggaaaagataa